From the genome of Streptomyces sp. NBC_01116, one region includes:
- a CDS encoding prolyl oligopeptidase family serine peptidase → MNTVPAAPYGTWPSPVDAALAASHDGRPDHLGTIGDEVWWTEPRPAEGGRRALMRRRADGSTAPALPAPWNTRSRVVEYGGQPWAGTVREDGELLVVFVHFTDQRLYAYAPDGPGAPWPLTPVPDVAGGLRWVDPRIRPEHGAAGEVWCVLEEFTGPAPTDVRRVVAAVPLDGSAADDRAAVRELSDDRHRFVTGPKVSRDGRRAAWIAWDHPRMPWDGTVVMLADIGDTGEFTRVRPLVGDLDESVCQVEWDRDGSLLFVSDLAGWWELQRIRPDAAPGGAVPSSRLLPPRGEEFGGPLWKIGLRWFHPLDNGLVAVLHGRGGMRLGILDPETGELADVPGPWTSWSDTLAVHGSRVVGVAASPHSAPEVVELDTATGHTRVIGAPHHDAVDPAYYPAPEDRTFTGPDGREIHAHVYPPHSPDRTGPEGEKPPYVIWAHGGPTGHAPLVLDLEIAYFTSRGIGVAEVNYGGSTGYGRGYRELLRGNWGVVDVADCAAVASALAEEGAAHPDKLAIRGGSAGGTTTAASLTSTDVYACGTVLYPILDLERWATGETHDLESRYLESLVGPFAEVPERYRERSPLHRTDRLDTPFLLLQGLDDVICPPAQCERFLAALAGRGVAHAYIAFEGESHGFRRVETLVRALEAELSLYAQTFGFERPDVPLLELTT, encoded by the coding sequence GTGAACACCGTGCCAGCAGCCCCGTACGGAACCTGGCCGTCGCCGGTCGACGCGGCACTCGCCGCCTCGCACGACGGACGCCCCGACCACCTCGGCACCATCGGGGACGAGGTGTGGTGGACCGAGCCCCGCCCCGCCGAGGGCGGCCGGCGCGCCCTGATGCGCCGCCGCGCCGACGGCTCCACCGCACCCGCCCTGCCCGCCCCCTGGAACACCCGCAGCCGGGTGGTCGAGTACGGCGGACAGCCCTGGGCGGGCACCGTGCGCGAGGACGGCGAACTCCTCGTGGTCTTCGTCCACTTCACCGACCAGCGGCTGTACGCCTACGCCCCGGACGGTCCCGGCGCGCCGTGGCCGCTCACTCCCGTCCCGGACGTCGCCGGCGGGCTGCGCTGGGTGGACCCCCGGATCCGCCCGGAACACGGGGCGGCGGGCGAGGTCTGGTGCGTGCTGGAGGAGTTCACCGGACCCGCGCCCACCGACGTACGGCGCGTCGTCGCCGCCGTGCCGCTCGACGGCTCGGCGGCCGACGACCGGGCGGCGGTCCGTGAACTCTCCGACGACCGGCACCGGTTCGTCACCGGCCCCAAGGTCTCCCGCGACGGGCGGCGGGCGGCCTGGATCGCCTGGGACCATCCACGGATGCCGTGGGACGGCACGGTGGTCATGCTGGCGGACATCGGCGACACGGGGGAGTTCACCCGCGTACGGCCGCTCGTCGGCGACCTCGACGAATCGGTCTGCCAGGTGGAGTGGGACCGCGACGGCAGCCTCCTGTTCGTCTCCGACCTCGCCGGCTGGTGGGAGCTCCAGCGCATCCGCCCCGACGCGGCTCCCGGCGGCGCGGTCCCCAGCAGCCGCCTCCTGCCGCCCCGGGGCGAGGAGTTCGGCGGACCACTCTGGAAGATCGGGCTGCGCTGGTTCCATCCGCTGGACAACGGGCTGGTCGCCGTCCTGCACGGCAGGGGCGGCATGCGGCTCGGCATCCTCGACCCCGAGACCGGCGAACTCGCCGACGTGCCGGGCCCCTGGACCTCCTGGTCCGACACGCTCGCCGTCCACGGCAGCCGGGTCGTCGGCGTCGCGGCGAGCCCCCACAGCGCCCCCGAGGTCGTCGAGCTGGACACGGCGACCGGGCACACCCGCGTCATCGGCGCACCCCACCACGACGCGGTCGACCCCGCGTACTACCCGGCGCCCGAGGACCGCACCTTCACCGGCCCCGACGGCCGCGAGATCCACGCCCACGTCTACCCGCCGCACAGCCCCGACCGCACCGGCCCCGAGGGCGAGAAGCCCCCGTACGTCATCTGGGCGCACGGCGGGCCCACCGGCCACGCCCCGCTCGTCCTGGACCTGGAGATCGCCTACTTCACCTCGCGCGGCATCGGCGTGGCCGAGGTCAACTACGGCGGCTCCACCGGCTACGGCCGCGGCTACCGCGAACTGCTGCGCGGCAACTGGGGCGTGGTCGACGTGGCCGACTGCGCGGCCGTCGCCTCGGCCCTCGCCGAGGAGGGCGCGGCCCACCCGGACAAGCTCGCGATCCGGGGCGGCAGTGCGGGCGGCACGACCACCGCCGCATCACTGACCAGCACGGACGTCTACGCCTGCGGGACGGTTCTCTACCCGATCCTGGATCTCGAACGGTGGGCCACGGGCGAGACCCACGACCTGGAGTCGCGGTACCTGGAATCCCTCGTCGGCCCGTTCGCCGAGGTGCCCGAGCGCTACCGGGAACGCTCGCCGCTCCACCGCACCGACCGGCTGGACACCCCCTTCCTGCTGCTCCAGGGCCTGGACGACGTGATCTGCCCGCCCGCCCAGTGCGAGCGGTTCCTCGCCGCCCTCGCCGGACGGGGCGTCGCCCACGCCTACATCGCCTTCGAGGGGGAGAGCCACGGCTTCCGGCGCGTGGAGACCCTGGTCCGCGCACTGGAGGCCGAACTCTCCCTCTACGCGCAGACGTTCGGATTCGAACGCCCCGACGTGCCGCTCCTGGAGCTGACCACGTGA
- a CDS encoding LD-carboxypeptidase: MTREDTGPALPLARPPRLRAGSRVAVVAPSGPVPADRLEEGLAVLRGWGLDPVVGAHVLTGHPELDYLAGSDAGRAEDLERAWCDPTVEAVMCARGGYGAHRMVDLVDWPAVRAAGPKVFVGYSDITVLHEAFAVRAGFATLHGPMAATEVFLRDAATREHLRATLFAPETVRTLGLESAGALVPGRARGVLYGGCVSLLAAGTGAPGGRTHARGGLLVIEDTGEEPYRLDGILTRLLRSGALDGVAGVACGSWQECGPYEKIRAVLADRLGPLGIPVVEELGFGHGPTALTIPLGVPAVLDAPADGGRCTLTVETPALR; encoded by the coding sequence GTGACCCGCGAGGACACGGGCCCGGCGCTGCCCCTCGCCCGGCCGCCCCGGCTGCGCGCCGGCTCCCGGGTCGCCGTCGTCGCGCCCAGCGGGCCCGTCCCCGCCGACCGGCTGGAGGAGGGTCTCGCCGTCCTGCGCGGCTGGGGGCTCGACCCCGTCGTCGGCGCCCATGTCCTCACCGGGCACCCTGAGCTGGACTACCTCGCGGGATCGGACGCGGGCCGTGCGGAGGACCTCGAACGGGCGTGGTGCGACCCGACCGTGGAGGCCGTCATGTGCGCCCGAGGCGGCTACGGCGCCCACCGGATGGTCGACCTGGTCGACTGGCCGGCGGTCCGGGCCGCCGGGCCCAAGGTGTTCGTCGGCTACAGCGACATCACGGTGCTGCACGAGGCGTTCGCCGTGCGCGCCGGGTTCGCGACCCTGCACGGGCCGATGGCCGCCACCGAGGTGTTTCTCAGGGACGCGGCGACCCGTGAGCATCTGCGGGCCACGCTCTTCGCCCCGGAGACCGTGCGCACCCTCGGCCTGGAGTCGGCCGGGGCCCTGGTCCCCGGCCGGGCGCGGGGCGTCCTGTACGGCGGTTGCGTCAGCCTGCTCGCCGCCGGAACCGGCGCCCCGGGCGGCCGGACCCACGCCCGGGGCGGACTGCTGGTGATCGAGGACACCGGCGAGGAGCCCTACCGGCTGGACGGCATCCTCACCCGGCTCCTGCGGTCCGGAGCCCTGGACGGAGTCGCCGGGGTGGCCTGCGGCTCGTGGCAGGAGTGCGGCCCGTACGAGAAGATCCGTGCCGTGCTCGCCGACCGGCTCGGCCCGCTGGGCATACCCGTGGTCGAGGAGCTGGGCTTTGGCCATGGTCCGACCGCGCTGACGATTCCCCTGGGCGTGCCCGCGGTGCTCGACGCGCCGGCGGACGGCGGGCGTTGCACGCTGACCGTCGAGACCCCGGCCCTGCGCTGA
- a CDS encoding CocE/NonD family hydrolase, giving the protein MRGPLVAVAGAALVAPLVLAGPARAAADPYTVTPLTFTVEAGDRTCTVDADLYRPAGADADSPAPAVLATNGFGGSKSDGSTDAIGRAFAERGYVGLVYSGLGFGASGCLITLDDPAIDGRAAGELLDFLGGVRAADDGTRADFVTRDAEGDPRVGMIGGSYGGAIQLATAAVDPRVDALVPLITWNDLAYALAPNNTGARTGVTSDTPGVFKWQWTNGFYLIGEGQPLLNPSLDPSRINSLDCLHFATRACETIRLLNSGRYPADRTEEMLAYARSVSPVSYLDRVKAPTLIVQGQADSLFNLNEATATYRTLKAQGTEAKMIWQSWGHSGGQVPGELDLSQGNLETSHVGQRVLAWFDRYLHQKTGTDTGPAFSYYRDWQSGYGSAAEVPALSRSLYLSGDGKLVDNRSKVARGSRQYTNWLVPTSHSESSIAPLIGLPDPKPYDTRGTYLGWRSEPLAEHLDVVGAPKATLKVVSPKAERVQNSGDASDRLVLFAKVYDVAPDGSRTLVNRLVSPVRVPDVTRPFTVELPGIVHRYEKGHRLEFVIAASDTAYFGNRGVKPVTLVHAPEDTGVLELPVVPAG; this is encoded by the coding sequence GTGCGCGGCCCGCTCGTGGCGGTCGCCGGGGCGGCCCTCGTCGCCCCCCTCGTCCTCGCCGGCCCGGCCCGCGCGGCGGCCGATCCGTACACCGTCACCCCGCTGACGTTCACCGTCGAGGCGGGCGACCGCACCTGCACGGTGGACGCCGACCTCTACCGGCCCGCCGGGGCCGACGCGGACAGCCCCGCCCCCGCCGTCCTGGCCACCAACGGCTTCGGCGGCAGCAAGTCCGACGGCTCCACCGACGCCATCGGCAGGGCCTTCGCCGAGCGCGGCTACGTCGGGCTCGTCTACTCGGGCCTCGGCTTCGGCGCGTCCGGCTGCCTGATCACCCTCGACGACCCCGCCATCGACGGCAGGGCCGCGGGCGAACTCCTGGACTTCCTCGGGGGAGTCCGCGCGGCCGACGACGGGACCAGGGCCGACTTCGTCACCCGGGACGCCGAGGGCGACCCCCGGGTCGGCATGATCGGCGGCTCCTACGGCGGCGCGATCCAACTGGCGACCGCCGCCGTCGACCCCCGGGTCGACGCCCTCGTCCCGCTGATCACCTGGAACGACCTCGCCTACGCACTGGCCCCCAACAACACCGGGGCGCGCACCGGCGTCACCTCCGACACCCCCGGCGTCTTCAAGTGGCAGTGGACCAACGGCTTCTACCTGATCGGCGAGGGCCAGCCACTCCTCAACCCGAGCCTGGACCCCTCCCGCATCAACAGCCTGGACTGCCTGCACTTCGCCACCCGCGCCTGCGAGACCATCCGGCTGCTCAACTCCGGCCGCTACCCCGCCGACCGCACCGAGGAGATGCTCGCCTACGCGCGCAGCGTCTCGCCCGTCTCCTACCTCGACCGGGTCAAGGCGCCCACGCTCATCGTCCAGGGCCAGGCCGACAGCCTGTTCAACCTCAACGAGGCCACCGCCACCTACCGGACGCTCAAGGCGCAGGGCACCGAGGCGAAGATGATCTGGCAGTCCTGGGGGCACAGCGGCGGCCAGGTCCCCGGCGAACTCGACCTGAGCCAGGGCAATCTGGAGACCAGCCACGTCGGACAGCGGGTACTGGCCTGGTTCGACCGCTACCTCCACCAGAAGACGGGCACCGACACCGGACCCGCCTTCTCCTACTACCGCGACTGGCAGAGCGGCTACGGCTCCGCCGCCGAGGTCCCCGCCCTCTCCCGGTCCCTGTACCTCTCCGGCGACGGCAAGCTCGTCGACAACCGCTCCAAGGTGGCGCGCGGCAGCCGCCAGTACACCAACTGGCTCGTGCCCACCAGCCACTCCGAGAGCTCCATCGCCCCGCTGATCGGACTGCCCGACCCCAAGCCGTACGACACCAGGGGCACCTACCTCGGCTGGCGCAGCGAACCCCTCGCCGAGCACCTCGACGTCGTCGGCGCACCGAAGGCCACCCTGAAGGTCGTCTCGCCGAAGGCGGAACGGGTCCAGAACAGCGGCGACGCCTCCGACAGGCTCGTCCTGTTCGCCAAGGTCTACGACGTCGCGCCCGACGGCAGCCGTACGCTGGTGAACCGACTCGTCTCCCCGGTCCGGGTCCCCGACGTCACCCGGCCCTTCACGGTGGAGCTGCCCGGCATCGTCCACCGGTACGAGAAGGGGCACCGCCTGGAGTTCGTGATCGCCGCCAGTGACACCGCCTACTTCGGCAACCGGGGCGTGAAGCCCGTCACCCTCGTCCACGCCCCCGAGGACACCGGCGTACTGGAACTCCCGGTGGTCCCGGCCGGCTGA
- a CDS encoding LapA family protein yields the protein MSPKDVSSGSGRGTGWLTPGRIVVAVVIVLVIVFICVNTNEVTIRMLIPEVTMPLWFALLAMFLIGLGCGGYLFRRKGR from the coding sequence ATGAGCCCCAAGGACGTATCGAGCGGCAGCGGGCGCGGCACGGGATGGCTCACTCCGGGGCGCATCGTGGTCGCCGTGGTGATCGTGCTCGTCATCGTGTTCATCTGCGTGAACACGAACGAGGTCACCATCAGGATGCTGATCCCCGAGGTGACGATGCCCCTCTGGTTCGCCCTGCTGGCCATGTTCCTGATCGGCCTCGGCTGCGGCGGCTACCTCTTCCGCCGGAAGGGCAGGTGA
- a CDS encoding DUF5107 domain-containing protein, whose translation MATTVRRAVVNLPAAPLGPENPLPPLRTPAAPPVLDHRDRADLPRDMARQLGHRPLRTVLPTRLLDGYGRERTPTAIDAVVIENARLRVTVLPGLGGRIHSLHHKPTGRELLHRNPVLQPAAFALNGAWFSGGIEWNIGATGHTTLSCAPLHAALVPGPDGSTMVRLWEWERLRDLPFQVDLWLPDDSDFLHVGVRIRNPHEQSAPVYWWSNIAVPETPDTRVLVPADEAWHFGYDQALTRVGVPEAGGLDHTYPLRSEYPADHFYELPDDARRWIAALDADGHGLAQTSTDLLRGRKLFRWGHGRGGRRWQEWLNGPGDGGYAEIQAGLARTQLEHVPLEAGAAFSWLESYGPLSADPAAVHGRDWAAATEEAAARLEEALPRGVVEEAYAAWLPHADTEPGEVLAAGSGWGALEVLRGGHRLPGTPFATAAIGDQQAPWRELLEHGTLPKPDPDGIPGPTPVSPPWRDMLETADADPHTEYHLGIAQWHADDRAQAVRSWERGLECGPAPRWPLLRCLAVAAEESGRADHAADLYAEAFADLGGPGAGDLAASQEGTALLAALARETVEAHLSADRPGAARALLAGLPAVIRERGRFRLLFARALVAEGDTGAARAIFDAGFEVADLREGAGILGELWASVSDEPLPDAYDFRMRPPQE comes from the coding sequence TTGGCCACGACCGTACGACGAGCCGTAGTGAATCTGCCCGCAGCGCCGCTCGGGCCGGAGAACCCGCTCCCGCCGCTGCGGACACCCGCCGCGCCACCCGTGCTCGACCACCGCGACCGGGCGGACCTGCCCCGCGACATGGCCCGGCAACTGGGCCACCGACCGCTGCGCACCGTCCTGCCCACCCGGCTGCTCGACGGCTACGGACGCGAGCGCACCCCCACCGCCATCGACGCCGTCGTCATCGAGAACGCCCGGCTGCGCGTCACCGTGCTGCCCGGACTCGGCGGCCGGATCCACTCCCTGCACCACAAACCCACCGGCCGCGAACTGCTCCACCGCAACCCGGTCCTCCAGCCCGCGGCCTTCGCCCTCAACGGGGCCTGGTTCTCCGGCGGGATCGAGTGGAACATCGGCGCCACCGGCCACACGACCCTGTCCTGCGCACCGCTGCACGCGGCGCTCGTGCCCGGTCCCGACGGCTCCACGATGGTCCGGCTCTGGGAATGGGAGCGCCTGCGCGACCTGCCCTTCCAGGTGGACCTCTGGCTCCCCGACGATTCCGACTTCCTGCACGTCGGCGTACGGATACGCAACCCGCACGAACAGAGCGCACCGGTCTACTGGTGGTCCAACATCGCCGTCCCGGAGACTCCGGACACCCGCGTACTGGTCCCGGCCGACGAGGCCTGGCACTTCGGCTACGACCAGGCCCTCACCCGGGTCGGCGTCCCGGAGGCGGGCGGCCTCGACCACACCTACCCGCTGCGCTCCGAGTACCCCGCCGACCACTTCTACGAGCTGCCCGACGACGCCCGGCGCTGGATCGCCGCGCTCGACGCGGACGGCCACGGACTCGCCCAGACCTCCACCGACCTGCTGCGCGGCCGCAAACTGTTCCGCTGGGGTCACGGGCGGGGCGGCCGCCGCTGGCAGGAATGGCTGAACGGGCCCGGAGACGGCGGCTACGCGGAGATCCAGGCGGGCCTCGCCCGCACCCAGCTGGAGCACGTCCCACTGGAGGCGGGCGCCGCGTTCAGCTGGCTGGAGTCCTACGGTCCGCTCTCCGCCGACCCGGCGGCCGTGCACGGCCGGGACTGGGCCGCGGCCACCGAGGAGGCCGCCGCACGGCTGGAGGAGGCCCTCCCGCGCGGCGTCGTGGAGGAGGCGTACGCGGCCTGGCTGCCGCACGCCGACACCGAACCGGGCGAGGTGCTCGCCGCGGGCTCCGGCTGGGGTGCGCTGGAGGTGCTGCGGGGCGGCCACCGGCTGCCCGGCACTCCGTTCGCCACCGCCGCCATCGGCGACCAGCAGGCCCCCTGGCGGGAGTTGCTGGAGCACGGCACCCTGCCGAAGCCGGACCCGGACGGCATCCCCGGCCCGACACCGGTCTCGCCGCCCTGGCGCGACATGCTGGAGACCGCCGACGCCGACCCGCACACCGAATACCACCTCGGCATCGCGCAGTGGCACGCCGACGACCGGGCCCAGGCCGTCCGCAGCTGGGAGCGCGGCCTGGAGTGCGGCCCCGCGCCACGCTGGCCGCTGCTGCGCTGCCTCGCCGTCGCGGCCGAGGAGAGCGGCAGGGCGGACCACGCCGCCGACCTGTACGCCGAGGCCTTCGCGGACCTCGGCGGGCCGGGAGCGGGGGACCTCGCGGCGTCTCAGGAGGGCACGGCTCTCCTCGCCGCCCTGGCCCGCGAGACCGTCGAGGCACACCTGTCCGCCGACCGGCCCGGGGCGGCCCGGGCCCTGCTGGCCGGGCTCCCCGCCGTGATCCGTGAGCGCGGACGCTTCCGGCTGCTTTTCGCCCGGGCCCTGGTCGCCGAGGGCGACACCGGGGCGGCCCGGGCGATCTTCGACGCCGGATTCGAGGTCGCCGACCTGCGCGAAGGGGCCGGAATCCTCGGTGAACTGTGGGCGTCCGTCAGCGACGAACCGCTGCCGGACGCCTACGACTTCCGTATGCGCCCGCCCCAGGAGTGA
- a CDS encoding VOC family protein, translated as MEILGTTLRICVDDLEASVAFYEGLTGTSALRFERGGVSVAAIGCFLLMSGPESELEVLRKVGATIAVKDVDEANAALTRAGARVIAGPVPTPAGRNLIALHPDGSVFEYVDRNVTV; from the coding sequence ATGGAGATCCTCGGAACCACGCTGCGTATCTGCGTCGACGACCTGGAGGCCTCGGTGGCCTTCTACGAGGGGCTGACGGGCACGTCGGCCCTGCGCTTCGAGCGCGGTGGGGTGTCGGTGGCCGCGATCGGCTGCTTCCTGTTGATGAGCGGGCCGGAGTCGGAGCTGGAGGTGCTGCGCAAGGTCGGCGCGACCATCGCCGTCAAGGACGTCGACGAGGCGAACGCGGCGCTGACCCGGGCCGGCGCGCGCGTCATCGCGGGACCGGTGCCGACCCCTGCGGGCCGCAACCTCATCGCGCTGCACCCGGACGGCTCGGTCTTCGAGTACGTGGACCGCAACGTCACCGTCTGA
- a CDS encoding class I SAM-dependent methyltransferase has protein sequence MPKETAVYTHGHHESVLRSHRWRTAANSAAYLLDELRPGLAVLDVGCGPGTITADLAALVAPGRVTAVDAAADILHQAAAVAAERGLENVEFAVADVHALDFPDDSFDVVHAHQVLQHVGDPVQALREMRRVCRPGGVVAARDSDYAAMTWYPEAPGLGTWLEVYGRVARANGGEPDAGRRLLSWARRAGFTDITPTAAAWCFGTPESRAWWSGLWADRTTDSVYAELAERGGHASAEQLTAIAGAWRSWGEEGDGWFMVPHGEVLCRV, from the coding sequence ATGCCGAAGGAGACCGCCGTGTACACGCACGGCCACCACGAGTCGGTCCTGCGCTCGCACCGCTGGCGGACCGCCGCCAACTCGGCGGCGTACCTCCTCGACGAACTCCGCCCCGGCCTGGCCGTGCTGGACGTCGGCTGCGGCCCCGGGACCATCACCGCCGACCTGGCGGCGCTGGTCGCGCCGGGCCGGGTCACCGCGGTGGACGCCGCGGCCGACATTCTCCACCAGGCCGCCGCGGTGGCCGCCGAACGGGGCCTGGAGAACGTCGAGTTCGCGGTGGCCGACGTCCACGCCCTGGACTTCCCCGACGACTCGTTCGACGTGGTCCACGCCCATCAGGTGCTCCAGCACGTGGGCGATCCGGTCCAGGCGCTGCGCGAGATGCGGCGCGTCTGCCGCCCGGGCGGGGTCGTCGCGGCGCGGGACAGCGACTACGCGGCGATGACCTGGTACCCGGAGGCCCCCGGGCTCGGCACATGGCTGGAGGTGTACGGCCGGGTGGCCCGCGCCAACGGCGGCGAGCCCGACGCCGGCCGCAGGCTCCTCTCCTGGGCGCGGCGGGCCGGGTTCACCGACATCACCCCCACCGCGGCCGCCTGGTGCTTCGGCACCCCGGAGAGCCGCGCCTGGTGGAGCGGCCTGTGGGCGGACCGGACGACGGACTCGGTCTACGCCGAGCTGGCGGAGCGGGGCGGGCACGCGAGCGCCGAGCAGCTCACGGCCATCGCCGGGGCGTGGCGCTCCTGGGGCGAGGAGGGCGACGGCTGGTTCATGGTCCCGCACGGCGAGGTGCTCTGCAGGGTGTGA
- a CDS encoding bifunctional phosphatase PAP2/diacylglycerol kinase family protein — protein MSTPRTSPATAPATARLRGWLQARDLSVFRSVADRHWPGADPLLPKLSRSANHGLLWFGAAAGIAALGSSARSRRAALRGVASLAVASATINTVGKGAVRRERPIVDLVPVVRQLKRQPVTTSFPSGHAASAAAFATGVALESRGWGAVVAPVAVAVAASRVYTGVHYPSDVLAGAALGVGAAFALRGVVPTRGQLPAPGRPPGAAPALPAGKDLVVVVNQESGTATATASLVRGALPAAEVVEVPPKELPAAMERAAGRGRALGVCGGDGTVNLAASVAATHGMPLAVFPGGTLNHFAYDLGIETVHDTAAALTAGDAIKVDLGRFRPGPGGADGADGYFLNAFSLGVYPELVRTREHWSPRIGGWPAGVLAAFHVLRGRQPLEAELQGRRRPLWLLFVGNGLFQRVGPAPGRRHNLADGLLDVRVVHGGRTPALRLMAAAVAGPLTRSPAHAAVRRRRVRIGGLAPGTPYAYDGEVAHSGTELIIDKLPEALTVYCPMPT, from the coding sequence ATGTCCACACCGAGAACCTCACCCGCCACCGCTCCCGCCACCGCCCGGTTGCGCGGCTGGCTCCAGGCGCGGGACCTGTCAGTCTTCCGGAGCGTCGCGGACCGGCACTGGCCGGGCGCCGATCCACTGCTGCCCAAGCTGAGCCGGAGCGCCAACCACGGGCTGCTCTGGTTCGGGGCGGCGGCCGGGATCGCGGCCCTCGGCAGCAGTGCGCGCTCGCGCCGGGCCGCGCTGCGCGGGGTGGCGTCCCTCGCCGTGGCGTCGGCGACGATCAACACGGTCGGGAAGGGCGCGGTGCGCCGCGAGCGGCCGATAGTGGACCTGGTGCCGGTGGTGCGGCAGCTCAAGCGGCAGCCGGTCACCACCTCCTTCCCCTCGGGCCACGCGGCGTCGGCGGCGGCCTTCGCCACCGGGGTGGCTCTGGAGTCCAGGGGCTGGGGCGCGGTCGTGGCCCCGGTCGCGGTGGCGGTGGCCGCCTCCCGCGTCTACACCGGGGTCCACTATCCGAGCGATGTGCTGGCGGGTGCGGCGCTCGGCGTCGGCGCGGCGTTCGCCCTGCGCGGGGTCGTGCCGACCCGGGGCCAGCTGCCCGCTCCCGGCCGCCCGCCGGGAGCGGCCCCGGCGCTGCCCGCGGGGAAGGACCTCGTCGTGGTGGTGAACCAGGAGTCGGGCACGGCCACCGCGACCGCGTCGCTGGTGCGCGGGGCGCTGCCCGCGGCGGAGGTGGTGGAGGTGCCCCCGAAGGAGCTGCCGGCGGCGATGGAGAGGGCGGCGGGCCGCGGCCGGGCGCTGGGCGTCTGCGGAGGCGACGGCACGGTGAATCTGGCGGCCTCCGTGGCGGCGACGCACGGGATGCCGCTGGCGGTCTTCCCCGGCGGCACGCTCAACCACTTCGCCTACGACCTGGGCATCGAGACCGTCCACGACACGGCCGCCGCCCTCACCGCGGGCGATGCCATCAAGGTGGACCTCGGCCGCTTCCGGCCGGGCCCCGGGGGTGCGGACGGGGCGGACGGGTATTTCCTCAACGCCTTCTCGCTGGGCGTCTATCCGGAGCTGGTGCGCACCCGGGAACACTGGTCGCCACGGATCGGCGGCTGGCCGGCGGGTGTGCTCGCGGCCTTCCACGTACTGCGCGGCCGGCAGCCGCTGGAAGCCGAACTCCAGGGGCGCAGGCGTCCGTTGTGGCTGCTGTTCGTCGGCAACGGACTCTTCCAGCGGGTGGGCCCCGCGCCGGGGCGCCGCCACAACCTGGCGGACGGGCTGCTGGACGTCCGGGTGGTGCACGGCGGCCGGACCCCGGCCTTGCGTCTGATGGCGGCGGCGGTGGCGGGACCCCTGACCCGCTCCCCCGCCCATGCCGCGGTGCGGCGGCGCCGGGTGCGGATCGGCGGCCTCGCGCCGGGGACTCCGTACGCGTACGACGGTGAAGTGGCCCACTCCGGAACGGAACTGATCATCGACAAGCTGCCGGAGGCGCTGACCGTCTACTGCCCGATGCCGACCTGA